Proteins from a genomic interval of Marmoricola sp. OAE513:
- a CDS encoding phosphate ABC transporter substrate-binding protein PstS, translated as MNSTAIRRIAAPSIAALTLGLSLAACGDNASDGGAAAGDLSGKLAGAGASSQEKAQEAWSVGFQGLNEGVTVTYDPLGSGDGRKQFIAKGVLFAGSDSALNDDEGELSAAKERCGGEDPIEVPAYVSPIAVAFNLDGVDALNLDAKTIAQIFDNKITKWNDPAIVAQNPDAKLPATAISPVHRGDDSGTTKNFTDYLGKAGDGAWKYEAADAFPVKGGEAAEGTSGVIAAITNGKGTIGYADESQVGDLSVVSVKVGDTYTAPSAEGAAKVVAISPAAEGRPDVDMAVALDRTTTEAGAYPVVLLSYLIACQHYDNENDAALVKGYLSYAVSEDGQAAAKENAGSAPLDAEVAAKAQSIVDKIAAK; from the coding sequence GTGAACAGCACCGCCATCCGCCGCATCGCAGCACCCAGCATCGCGGCGCTCACCCTCGGGCTCTCGCTCGCCGCTTGTGGCGACAACGCCTCCGACGGCGGCGCCGCTGCCGGGGACCTGAGCGGCAAGCTCGCCGGCGCCGGCGCCTCCTCCCAGGAGAAGGCGCAGGAGGCCTGGTCCGTCGGGTTCCAGGGCCTCAACGAGGGCGTCACCGTGACCTACGACCCGCTGGGCTCCGGCGACGGTCGCAAGCAGTTCATCGCCAAGGGCGTGCTGTTCGCCGGTTCCGACTCCGCCCTGAACGACGACGAGGGCGAGCTCAGCGCCGCCAAGGAGCGTTGCGGCGGCGAGGACCCGATCGAGGTCCCGGCGTACGTGTCCCCGATCGCGGTTGCCTTCAACCTCGACGGCGTCGACGCGCTGAACCTGGACGCCAAGACGATCGCCCAGATCTTCGACAACAAGATCACCAAGTGGAACGACCCGGCCATCGTCGCGCAGAACCCGGACGCCAAGCTCCCGGCCACCGCAATCAGCCCGGTCCACCGCGGTGACGACTCGGGTACGACCAAGAACTTCACCGACTACCTCGGCAAGGCCGGCGACGGTGCGTGGAAGTACGAGGCCGCCGACGCGTTCCCGGTCAAGGGTGGCGAGGCCGCCGAGGGCACCTCCGGTGTCATCGCCGCGATCACCAACGGCAAGGGCACGATCGGGTACGCCGACGAGAGCCAGGTCGGCGACCTGTCGGTCGTCAGCGTGAAGGTCGGCGACACCTACACCGCCCCCTCCGCAGAGGGCGCTGCCAAGGTCGTCGCGATCTCGCCCGCCGCCGAGGGACGCCCCGATGTGGACATGGCCGTGGCGCTCGACCGGACGACCACCGAGGCCGGCGCCTACCCCGTCGTCCTGCTGTCGTACCTGATCGCCTGCCAGCACTACGACAACGAGAACGACGCCGCGCTCGTCAAGGGCTACCTGAGCTACGCGGTCTCCGAGGACGGCCAGGCCGCCGCCAAGGAGAACGCCGGTTCCGCCCCGCTCGACGCCGAGGTGGCCGCCAAGGCCCAGTCGATCGTCGACAAGATCGCCGCGAAGTAA
- a CDS encoding NUDIX hydrolase — translation MAPKDPESTDVTAAGAVVVRKNGGGEVLLVHRPKYDDWSWPKGKQDPGEHITATAVREVLEETGVEIRLGRPLTPQLYRVSGGRLKTVHYWIGRVLGDADVSGYAANDEIDQVAWFDLDKARARLTYSDDVELLEEAVRRRKRTSTLVVLRHARAIKRATWNGTDDERPLTAVGRVQGRSLIPVLSAYGVSRVVSSDSLRCLRTVSPYAADQVLPIEASPGLNEEDSTPVTVASAVAGLLASKESAVLCSHRPVLPEILERLGVSEEPLAPGEMVVCHHRKGRVVATERYQVR, via the coding sequence ATGGCCCCCAAGGACCCGGAGTCAACCGACGTCACTGCGGCCGGGGCCGTGGTGGTCCGCAAGAACGGCGGCGGCGAGGTGCTGCTGGTCCACCGACCCAAGTACGACGACTGGTCCTGGCCGAAGGGCAAGCAGGACCCCGGCGAGCACATCACCGCCACCGCGGTCCGCGAGGTGCTGGAGGAGACCGGTGTCGAGATCAGGCTCGGCCGACCGCTGACGCCGCAGCTGTACCGGGTCTCCGGCGGACGGCTGAAGACCGTGCACTACTGGATCGGCCGGGTCCTCGGTGACGCCGACGTCTCCGGGTACGCCGCCAACGACGAGATCGACCAGGTCGCCTGGTTCGACCTGGACAAGGCCCGCGCCCGTCTCACCTACAGCGATGACGTCGAGCTCCTCGAAGAGGCCGTACGCCGGCGCAAGCGCACCTCGACCCTGGTCGTCCTGCGGCACGCCCGCGCGATCAAGCGCGCGACGTGGAACGGCACCGACGACGAACGCCCGTTGACCGCCGTGGGACGGGTCCAGGGCCGCAGCCTGATCCCGGTGCTGTCGGCGTACGGGGTCTCCCGGGTGGTCTCCTCGGACAGCCTGCGCTGCCTGCGCACGGTCTCGCCGTACGCCGCGGACCAGGTGCTGCCCATCGAGGCGTCCCCCGGCCTCAACGAGGAGGACTCGACGCCGGTGACCGTAGCGTCGGCCGTCGCCGGCCTGCTCGCCTCGAAGGAGAGCGCCGTGCTGTGCAGCCACCGCCCGGTGCTGCCCGAGATCCTGGAGCGGCTCGGGGTCTCCGAGGAACCGCTGGCGCCGGGCGAGATGGTGGTCTGCCACCACCGCAAAGGGCGGGTCGTCGCGACCGAGCGCTACCAGGTCAGGTGA
- a CDS encoding RNA degradosome polyphosphate kinase, whose amino-acid sequence MSIDTHVSDADEGPLESALHVVPFDVDPPYEPELDDLDTGEFDDRFLDRELSWLRFNQRVLELAENPSTPLLERARFLAIFTSNLDEFFMVRVAGLKRRIAAGVAVRSASGLMPKEVLQQIWAEASVLMARHAGVFREQLIPALAAEDIQLVRWEDLDRDEQRECKKIFKERVFPVLTPLAVDPAHPFPYISGLSLNLAVLVANPKTGKEHFARVKVPQIFSRFVPLGNQRFVPLEDVIGEHLKRLFPGMDVKAVHTFRVTRNEDLEVEEDDAENLLKALEKELLRRRFGPPVRLEVEETIDERVLNLLVSELGVREEEVVRLPGPLDLRGLHDIADLDRADLRFDTFLPSTHRLLAPVESASPVDIFKAVGRSDVLLHHPYDSFSTSVQRFIEQAAADPHVLAIKQTLYRTSGDSPIIDALVDAAEAGKQVLVIVEIKARFDEQANIRWARKLEQAGCHVVYGIVGLKTHCKLAMVVREEPDGIKRYTHIGTGNYNPKTARMYEDFGLLTTDEAIGEDIAHLFNNLSGWSRNARYDQIMVAPDSVRSGLIERIRAEVAHHQAGRPARVRIKANSVVDEAVIDELYRASRAGVPVDLLIRGICSVRPGVPGLSETIRVRSVLGRFLEHSRIFWFENGGEPEAYLGSADMMHRNLDRRVEVLVKLPDVDLVAEVGSVLDLAFDPGTAAWTLGRDGAWTAVEQTGDAPLVSMHDVLVKARRKR is encoded by the coding sequence ATGAGCATCGACACCCACGTCTCGGACGCCGACGAGGGGCCGCTGGAGTCGGCGCTGCACGTGGTTCCCTTCGACGTCGACCCGCCGTACGAGCCGGAGCTCGACGACCTCGACACCGGGGAGTTCGACGACCGGTTCCTCGACCGCGAGCTGTCCTGGCTGCGCTTCAACCAGCGCGTGCTCGAGCTGGCCGAGAACCCCAGCACTCCCCTGCTCGAACGGGCACGCTTCCTGGCGATCTTCACCAGCAACCTCGACGAGTTCTTCATGGTCCGCGTCGCCGGTCTCAAGCGCCGGATCGCGGCGGGCGTCGCCGTCCGGTCCGCCTCCGGCCTGATGCCGAAGGAGGTGCTGCAGCAGATCTGGGCGGAAGCCTCGGTCCTGATGGCCCGGCACGCCGGGGTCTTCCGGGAGCAGCTGATCCCGGCGCTGGCTGCCGAGGACATCCAGCTGGTGCGCTGGGAGGACCTCGACCGCGACGAGCAGCGCGAGTGCAAGAAGATCTTCAAGGAGCGCGTCTTCCCGGTGCTCACGCCGCTGGCCGTCGACCCTGCGCACCCGTTCCCCTACATCTCCGGGCTCTCGCTCAACCTGGCCGTCCTGGTCGCGAACCCGAAGACGGGCAAGGAGCACTTCGCCCGGGTCAAGGTGCCGCAGATCTTCAGCCGCTTCGTCCCGCTGGGCAACCAGCGCTTCGTGCCGCTCGAGGACGTGATCGGTGAGCACCTCAAGCGCCTCTTCCCGGGCATGGACGTCAAGGCCGTGCACACCTTCCGGGTCACCCGCAACGAGGACCTCGAGGTGGAGGAGGACGACGCCGAGAACCTCCTGAAGGCCCTGGAGAAGGAGCTGCTGCGCCGACGCTTCGGCCCGCCGGTGCGCCTGGAGGTGGAGGAGACGATCGACGAGCGGGTTCTCAACCTGCTCGTCTCCGAGCTCGGCGTCCGCGAGGAGGAGGTGGTGCGGCTGCCCGGCCCGCTGGACCTGCGCGGCCTGCACGACATCGCCGATCTCGACCGTGCCGACCTCAGGTTCGACACGTTCCTGCCCTCGACGCACCGGCTGCTCGCGCCGGTCGAGTCGGCGTCGCCGGTCGACATCTTCAAGGCGGTCGGACGCTCCGACGTCCTGCTGCACCACCCGTACGACTCCTTCAGCACCTCGGTGCAGCGCTTCATCGAGCAGGCAGCTGCCGACCCGCACGTGCTCGCCATCAAGCAGACCCTCTACCGGACCTCGGGAGACTCACCGATCATCGACGCCCTCGTGGATGCGGCCGAGGCCGGCAAGCAGGTGCTGGTGATCGTCGAGATCAAGGCGCGCTTCGACGAGCAGGCCAACATCCGCTGGGCCCGCAAGCTCGAGCAGGCCGGCTGCCACGTCGTCTACGGCATCGTCGGGCTCAAGACGCACTGCAAGCTCGCGATGGTGGTGCGCGAGGAGCCCGACGGGATCAAGCGCTACACCCACATCGGCACGGGCAACTACAACCCCAAGACCGCGCGGATGTACGAGGACTTCGGGCTGCTGACCACCGACGAGGCGATCGGCGAGGACATCGCGCACCTCTTCAACAACCTCTCCGGCTGGTCGCGCAACGCCCGCTACGACCAGATCATGGTGGCGCCGGACTCGGTGCGCTCCGGCCTGATCGAGCGGATCCGTGCCGAGGTCGCGCACCACCAGGCGGGCCGCCCGGCGCGGGTGCGGATCAAGGCGAACTCGGTGGTCGACGAAGCCGTGATCGACGAGCTCTACCGGGCCTCGCGCGCCGGGGTCCCGGTCGACCTGCTGATCCGCGGGATCTGCTCGGTCCGGCCCGGAGTCCCGGGCCTGAGCGAGACGATCCGGGTGCGCTCGGTCCTCGGACGCTTCCTGGAGCACAGCCGGATCTTCTGGTTCGAGAACGGCGGGGAGCCGGAGGCCTACCTCGGCTCGGCCGACATGATGCACCGCAACCTTGACCGGCGCGTCGAGGTGCTGGTGAAGCTCCCCGACGTCGATCTCGTGGCCGAGGTCGGCTCGGTGCTCGACCTGGCCTTCGACCCGGGCACTGCCGCCTGGACGCTGGGACGCGACGGTGCCTGGACTGCTGTCGAGCAGACCGGGGACGCGCCGCTGGTGAGCATGCACGACGTGCTCGTGAAGGCCCGCCGCAAGCGCTGA